A section of the Zygosaccharomyces rouxii strain CBS732 chromosome B complete sequence genome encodes:
- the RRN7 gene encoding Rrn7p (similar to uniprot|P40992 Saccharomyces cerevisiae YJL025W RRN7 involved in the transcription of 35S rRNA genes by RNA polymerase I member of yeast Pol I core factor (CF) also composed of Rrn11p Rrn6p and TATA-binding protein): MSAYIRGPICGVGNCPSRLWRIIDGRRTCQYGHVMEGDVEFNDEDEDATNAGVVTRRLNLTTGATGNFQSSFNSSQLQNSQNEEGGKKIFGPEARLLFIRSLQFTLKRQSRWLIEEQKLPQEFDKLVKIIWMKLLKSLENDDNNDEFGEQEDGQTFDSNEDQDRFHELARRRKDKNRYRLSLVSTLAILYMSSVQLGIPIYTCDLIKWTMSGRLPYFKSSEKLPESWRVQLPNYYLGVLEGGKGPQEGQLFTHIARLCTKTDFIKEFNHRVNYECLIFKLVLSNVLPPEFYLFAIQLIRTTSEGHDFELNPDTKPQSWIDLQITAYFLLTIRWVLMYDTESYQVRWIHALIQRQKRQEVSTDTIDQNILKLSQTQKPTQKVFEWTDEEMAQYLSWAEEAFLPLQRNDERLKIDQRIAKRKLHKLFPLESETFNTTSSQVFQSKPSFLNELQERYAFFQGQFESTDHRREEQRVEDDRIKAINSFENLITQELVTEFSISLQQLRLAIKNISHRCFHRLKQELNDKQTSTTADVE; the protein is encoded by the coding sequence ATGTCGGCCTATATCAGAGGTCCCATTTGTGGCGTTGGTAATTGTCCCTCTCGATTATGGCGTATAATTGATGGTAGAAGAACATGTCAATACGGGCATGTCATGGAAGGTGATGTAGAATTCAacgatgaggatgaagatgctaCTAATGCAGGTGTGGTAACAAGAAGATTAAATCTAACAACCGGTGCCACGGGTAATTTCCAATCGAGTTTTAACTCATCTCAGTTACAGAATTCACAAAATGAAGAAGGCGGTAAAAAGATATTTGGACCTGAGGCAAGATTATTATTTATAAGATCATTACAATTTACGCTCAAGAGACAATCTAGATGGTTAATCGAGGAGCAAAAGTTGCCCCAAGAgtttgataaattggtaAAGATAATATggatgaaacttttgaaatctttagaaaatgatgataataatgatgaatttggCGAGCAAGAAGATGGACAAACGTTCGATTCCAATGAGGACCAAGATCGTTTCCATGAATTAGCGAGAAGGAGGAAAGATAAAAATCGCTATCGGCTGAGTTTGGTGTCCACTCTAGCTATATTGTACATGTCAAGCGTTCAGTTGGGAATACCAATTTATACATGCGATCTAATCAAATGGACTATGTCTGGCAGATTACCCTATTTCAAATCAAGTGAAAAGTTACCAGAATCTTGGAGAGTTCAATTGCCTAATTACTATCTTGGAGTCTTGGAAGGTGGGAAGGGTCCACAAGAGGGTCAACTATTTACACATATTGCCCGACTGTGCACGAAGACGGATTTCATCAAGGAATTTAACCACAGGGTCAATTACGAGTGTCTCATCTTTAAGCTTGTGCTTTCGAACGTTTTACCGCCAGAATTTTACCTATTCgcaattcaattgattagAACTACCTCTGAAGGACATGATTTTGAACTAAACCCAGATACTAAACCCCAGTCATGGATTGACTTACAGATAACTGCATATTTTTTACTGACCATCAGATGGGTGTTGATGTACGACACTGAATCATACCAAGTGAGATGGATTCATGCACTTATACAGCGACAAAAAAGACAAGAGGTTAGTACGGACACCATTGACCAAAATATCCTTAAACTTTCACAAACACAGAAACCTACTCAAAAAGTCTTTGAATGGACAGATGAAGAGATGGCCCAGTATTTATCATGGGCAGAAGAGGCATTCTTACCACTACAAAGAAACGATGAAAGGCTAAAAATCgatcaaagaattgcaaagaGAAAATTGCACAAGTTGTTCCCACTTGAGTCAGAAACCTTCAACACGACAAGTTCACAAGTCTTCCAAAGTAAACCTTCATTTCTCAATGAATTACAGGAGCGATACGCTTTTTTCCAGGGACAATTCGAATCCACTGACCACCGCCGAGAGGAACAACGTGTAGAAGACGATCGTATTAAAGCCATAAACTCGTTTGAAAACCTTATAACCCAGGAACTCGTTACAGAATTCTCTATTTCACTACAACAACTAAGACTAGCCATCAAGAATATCTCACACCGATGCTTCCATCGCTTAAAGCAAGAGTTAAACGACAAACAGACAAGTACAACCGCTGATGTTGAATGA
- the PBP1 gene encoding Pbp1p (similar to uniprot|P53297 Saccharomyces cerevisiae YGR178C PBP1 Protein interacting with poly(A)-binding protein Pab1p likely involved in control of the extent of mRNA polyadenylation), which yields MKGNFNNRRRDHGGNNGNVSGGPGASAGGGRSGGSSGGGGPSTFYENSEISKGFNDRLDYLFANSIGSEAIATVTSGAKYSGLLVATNLETTNGIDIVLKYPKVVDTAFTDNVEKLTEQLGDTLLINGEDVAELELKNIDFTLDEKWENSKRQEGEERQRKEKEREFQEENGRKGFKTDTDITRSGKPEVRERELLKWTPDENDGNVNEALEDNAGEWDQFSVNEQKFGVKSTFDEHFYTTKINKDDPNFDKRFKEAERIAKEIESQGVSTNHHLNEERGVAADDSGMDEEDLYSGVDRRGNELLAALKSNAKQGLNQESNKNASSLKNQSQHVDPAIISSSTVKGDQQQQSHQQRKNTDGSTQTKQDPQAVHKSGTNATLGKENVSPAPSNKSPKREPLDGSNRKPHTTTKEAQIEDLKKFSQKFKVPYDVPEDMKDILKKSALKGAPSLPPKPQSSSNRPSVPPTPSSGKTDIRKTNRVNSQEQTPVDSPSGRMSSSSKKRYGNSFFGSKVLSPDNNRRGAFGKNFNMFLRSKEAHDEKQRQKSSESKVMEPFFIEKPYFTAPTWPGTVEQSYKTFFPDERTAVQRAQMNLQQRQMNSMNAAAAAAAANQQMGVVMGNMMRFPMGPGASPTPMMNGLAGNMGMYMPFQPQPMFYPSMPNMMSVMGGDDGGGSPSPQAVSPHMPPAYMSGAPGTPMTFGYPGAMPFQAAMVGGGGPRVGGTGNYRQNYHHHNSHGGHGHHRNNHENH from the coding sequence ATGAAGGGAAATTTCAATAACCGCAGGAGAGATCACGgtggtaataatggtaatgtaTCTGGTGGCCCAGGTGCTTCTGCTGGCGGTGGTAGATCGGGAGGATCTAGTGGCGGTGGTGGGCCTTCGACGTTTTACGAAAATTCAGAGATCTCAAAGGGCTTCAACGATCGTTTAGATTATTTGTTCGCTAACAGTATTGGTTCAGAAGCCATTGCAACAGTGACTTCTGGTGCCAAATATTCTGGTCTTTTAGTTGCCACTAATTTGGAAACGACCAATGGTATTGATATTGTTTTAAAATATCCAAAAGTTGTAGATACAGCTTTCACTGATAACGTAGAGAAATTGACTGAACAATTGGGAGATACATTGTTGATTAATGGTGAGGATGTGGcagaattagaattgaagaatatcGATTTTACCCTAGATGAAAAGTGGGAAAACTCAAAGAGACAGGAGGGTGAAGAAAGACAAAGAAAGGAGAAAGAGAGAGAATTccaagaggaaaatggCAGGAAAGGATTCAAGACTGATACTGATATTACTCGTAGTGGTAAACCTGAAGTTAGAGAGCgtgaattgttgaaatGGACTCCTGATGAGAATGATGGAAATGTGAATGAAGCTCTAGAAGATAATGCAGGTGAATGGGATCAATTTTCTGTCAACgaacaaaaatttggtgTGAAATCTACATTTGATGAACATTTTTACACTACTAAGATTAATAAAGATGATCCCAATTTTGAcaaaagattcaaagaGGCTGAGAGAATCGCGAAGGAGATTGAATCTCAAGGGGTTTCTACTAATCATCatttgaatgaagaaagaggGGTCGCGGCAGACGATTCTGGTatggatgaagaggatttgTACTCTGGTGTGGATAGAAGAGGTAATGAATTACTTGCAGCCTTGAAAAGCAATGCTAAACAAGGTTTGAATCAAGAGTCCAACAAAAACGCTTCTTCCTTAAAGAATCAATCACAGCATGTGGACCCTGCTATCATCTCTTCAAGTACAGTTAAGGGAGACCAACAGCAGCAGTCACACCAGCAGCGTAAAAATACTGATGGCTCTACTCAAACTAAGCAAGATCCACAAGCAGTTCACAAGAGTGGTACTAATGCTACTTTGGGTAAGGAAAATGTTTCTCCTGCCCCTTCTAACAAATCTCCCAAGAGAGAGCCATTAGATGGTAGTAATAGAAAACCACATACTACTACTAAAGAGGCACAAATTGAAGATCTCAAAAAGTTTTCTCAGAAGTTTAAAGTTCCCTATGACGTGCCTGAGGATATGaaagatattttaaaaaaatcTGCTTTAAAAGGTGCTCcatctttaccaccaaagcCTCAGAGTTCTAGTAACAGACCTTCAGTTCCACCAACGCCTTCTTCGGGCAAAACAGACATTAGGAAAACCAACAGAGTCAATTCACAGGAACAAACGCCAGTTGATTCTCCATCAGGGAGGATGAGTAGTTCTTCCAAAAAACGTTATGGTAACTCTTTTTTTGGATCTAAAGTTCTGTCTCCCGATAACAACAGAAGGGGTGCATTTGGTAAGAACTTCAACATGTTTTTAAGATCAAAGGAAGCTCATGATGAAAAGCAAAGACAAAAGAGTAGTGAATCTAAAGTTATGGAGCCTTTCTTCATAGAGAAGCCTTATTTCACGGCACCAACTTGGCCGGGAACTGTTGAACAGTCCTATAAGACATTCTTCCCCGATGAAAGAACTGCCGTGCAGAGAGCTCAAATGAATTTGCAACAACGTCAAATGAATTCAATGaatgctgctgctgctgccgcCGCCGCTAATCAACAGATGGGTGTCGTCATGGGTAATATGATGAGGTTCCCTATGGGGCCTGGCGCTTCTCCGACACCAATGATGAATGGCCTCGCAGGTAACATGGGCATGTACATGCCATTTCAGCCACAACCAATGTTTTATCCTTCCATGCCGAATATGATGTCGGTGATGGGTGGAGATGATGGTGGTGGCAGCCCTTCACCTCAAGCAGTATCACCACACATGCCACCTGCATACATGAGCGGTGCACCTGGAACCCCCATGACATTTGGATATCCTGGCGCCATGCCTTTCCAAGCAGCAATGGTTGGAGGAGGTGGTCCTAGAGTAGGAGGCACCGGTAATTATAGACAAAACTACCACCATCATAACAGCCATGGTGGGCATGGTCACCACAGAAACAACCATGAAAATCATTAA
- the OKP1 gene encoding Okp1p (weakly similar to uniprot|P53298 Saccharomyces cerevisiae YGR179C OKP1 Outer kinetochore protein required for accurate mitotic chromosome segregation forms a complex with Mcm21p and Okp1p that binds to centromeres via the CBF3 complex), with amino-acid sequence MAKRILDQIEANSDTSSVEDVDTEALRLDKIPSPKKLFYEDEDEDEDDDEEAADNEVVIQRESQPIEDPINVKRVRFKRRQRDPVSDAEDPNVRYWDFGPLIRQEFRDKLPSNYEIKRWRRPSKHMVRSVVQLIETNFETAIEQVLDRYNDELKSVVNDSTAVHRQKHILMNDLVFKIRHQLKKTKFPSRISDYDVDIEYIVSKRKYIQSQYALELANAEKLEDELIREEQKLKELKELCQDLETSNKRKLQDRLLKNDLHPSLTKAMENAYGLIPDSDQAGQGNNIYTKDVQELQLVPSGGTLTNGSEDEDTLDVEKLVPALREYNKVSQSIYSNIEKFMKLNKIESVLDRIDKISGDNE; translated from the coding sequence ATGGCCAAGAGAATCTTGGATCAAATAGAGGCTAATAGTGACACTAGCAGCGTAGAAGATGTGGATACTGAAGCTTTAAGGTTAGATAAAATACCGTCTCCGAAGAAACTGTTctatgaagatgaggatgaagatgaagatgatgacgagGAGGCCGCAGATAACGAAGTTGTCATTCAACGGGAATCTCAACCAATAGAGGACCCGATTAACGTGAAAAGAGTTAGATTCAAGAGAAGGCAACGAGATCCTGTTAGTGATGCTGAGGACCCCAACGTTAGATATTGGGATTTTGGACCTTTAATTCGACAGGAATTCAGAGATAAATTACCGTCAAATTATGAGATTAAACGATGGAGAAGGCCCTCTAAACATATGGTAAGATCGGTGGTTCAATTGATAGAGACAAATTTCGAAACTGCCATTGAACAAGTTTTAGATAGAtataatgatgaattgaaaagtgTGGTAAATGATTCTACGGCTGTACATCGACAAAAGCATATCCTAATGAACGACTTAGTATTCAAAATAAGGCatcagttgaaaaaaacCAAATTCCCGTCGAGAATATCTGATTATGATGTGGATATAGAATATATCGTttccaagagaaaataTATTCAATCTCAATACGCCCTGGAATTGGCGAatgctgaaaaattagaagatgagCTAATTAGGGAGGAGcaaaaattaaaagaattgaaggaaCTATGtcaagatttggaaactaGTAATAAGAGGAAATTACAAGATCGactgttgaaaaatgatttacATCCAAGTTTGACGAAAGCTATGGAAAACGCTTACGGTTTAATTCCAGACAGTGACCAAGCCGGACAAGGTAATAACATCTATACAAAGGATGTACAGGAATTACAATTGGTGCCAAGCGGGGGAACCCTGACAAATGGATcggaagatgaagatacaTTAGACGTTGAGAAATTGGTACCAGCATTGCGAGAGTACAATAAAGTCTCTCAAAGCATCTACAGCAACATAGAAAAATTCATGAAGCTGAACAAGATCGAATCAGTACTGGATAGAATAGATAAAATCTCTGGAGATAATGAATAA
- the UBP3 gene encoding mRNA-binding ubiquitin-specific protease UBP3 (similar to uniprot|Q01477 Saccharomyces cerevisiae YER151C UBP3 Ubiquitin-specific protease that interacts with Bre5p to co-regulate anterograde and retrograde transport between endoplasmic reticulum and Golgi compartments inhibitor of gene silencing cleaves ubiquitin fusions but not polyubiquitin) yields the protein MSAVNSHDSGEESYSMYPKTSSPPLPTQGSMHFPAYQPPVPIYAYPQMPYMYAGQAPGYPFNLMNQNQMLYQGGGMPQQGGGMGSKKKWSNNGGSSGSGSGSTINGGLSSSKINHYHHHQMSPSFHPASMSNSSSVSSSGVNVQSKASGPRSEQYKFEISKLTSSNATSVEFPLYFNAAPEEFKEAGSKRHELRLKALGLDQGKNQESNQEEITKKERTTIPVANVTTTAEPKKEEKKEEPKQKTLSKDSPKPNATELNTSASLPAPTPTPAAAPAPAPAPAPTASKTPKLWSAVASGGIAKSRSTATGGANSQGTNGLNSSNQPPQKKDKKYIPPTTKGVETLGSVALRMCFDPDYIDYTLKSAGADKGLCVKSVAPRGIVNRANVCFMSSVLQVLLYCRPFINILNVVSVRNVVARAGPIQSKLLDACLNIYKQFDKDTVELEKKNAAKNGSGNNSNVGSGSIRQSNVVSSISEAIKPDEFYEALSTIPKFKDLKWGHQEDAEEFLTHLLDQLHEEFISSICSLGDNEILNLLQSINDEELRIFFVRNLPRYKKAEFLKSSPGQLKDLISTYGTVSEDNDEEGDGWHEVSGSSKKGKKTKTAAKRTVEMEPSPMSCLFGGQFRSVLDIPNNKESQSITLDPFQTIQLDISDKSVNDLETAFKKFSEYELLPFKSSSGYDVEAKKQTFIDRLPQVLLIQLKRFQFINNTDKDNSMVNYNAYNGRIEKIRKKINYEHELIIPIESISSANAYKDENRRYHLTGVIYHHGVSSDGGHYTADVYHRESDKWYRIDDVSIIELEKEDVLKGGEESGDSRTAYILMYQKI from the coding sequence ATGTCTGCAGTGAATTCTCACGACAGCGGTGAGGAGTCTTATTCGATGTATCCAAAGACTTCCTCACCTCCTTTGCCAACCCAAGGTAGTATGCATTTCCCAGCTTATCAGCCTCCAGTACCTATCTATGCTTATCCACAAATGCCCTATATGTATGCTGGTCAAGCTCCCGGGTACCCTTTTAATTTGATGAATCAGAATCAGATGTTATACCAAGGTGGTGGTATGCCTCAACAAGGTGGTGGAATGGGTTCGAAAAAGAAGTGGAGTAACAATGGAGGCAGcagtggtagtggtagtggcTCTACTATTAATGGTGGTTTGTCATCATCGAAGATTaaccactaccaccaccatcaaATGAGTCCAAGCTTCCATCCCGCATCCAtgtcaaattcttcaagtGTCAGTTCCAGTGGGGTCAATGTTCAGAGTAAGGCTTCAGGACCAAGATCCGAACAGTACAAGTTTGAAATTAGTAAATTGACATCTAGCAACGCTACTAGCGTGGAATTCCCTCTATACTTCAATGCCGCACCTGAGGAGTTCAAGGAGGCAGGATCAAAGAGACATGAGTTGAGATTAAAGGCTTTGGGACTAGATCAAGGAAAAAATCAGGAGAGtaatcaagaagaaataacGAAGAAAGAAAGGACTACTATTCCTGTTGCTAAtgtcaccaccaccgctgaaccaaagaaggaagagaagaaggaagaacctAAACAAAAGACTTTGTCCAAGGATTCACCAAAACCCAATGCAACTGAATTAAATACTTCCGCATCTTTACCTGCTCCTACTCCAACTCCGGCCGCTGCTCCCGCTCCCGCTCCCGCTCCCGCTCCTACAGCATCAAAGACTCCCAAGTTGTGGTCTGCGGTTGCCTCCGGTGGGATTGCCAAGAGTAGATCAACAGCAACTGGCGGGGCTAACAGTCAAGGTACCAACGGCCTAAATAGTTCAAATCAGCCACCTCAAAAGAAGGATAAGAAATATATACCCCCCACTACAAAGGGTGTAGAAACTCTAGGTTCCGTGGCATTGAGGATGTGTTTTGACCCTGATTACATCGATTACACTTTGAAATCTGCCGGTGCAGATAAGGGCCTTTGTGTTAAATCTGTGGCACCCCGTGGTATTGTCAATAGGGCCAATGTCTGTTTTATGAGTTCTGTGCTACAGGTACTACTTTATTGTAGACCCtttatcaatattttgaatgTGGTAAGTGTAAGAAACGTGGTGGCAAGAGCTGGTCCCATACAATCCAAGCTATTAGACGCATGTCTTAACATTTATAAGCAATTTGACAAGGACACTGTCGAgcttgaaaagaagaatgcAGCAAAGAATGGAAGCGGTAACAATAGCAATGTCGGCAGCGGCAGTATCAGACAGTCTAATGTGGTTTCTTCTATTTCTGAAGCTATTAAGCCAGATGAATTCTACGAGGCTCTATCGACTATTCCCAAGTttaaggatttgaaatgggGGCACCAAGAGGATGCCGAAGAGTTTTTAACACACCTattggatcaattgcaCGAGGAATTCATCTCTTCCATCTGTTCGTTAGGCGATAACgaaattctaaatctgtTACAAAGCATTaacgatgaagaattgaggATTTTCTTTGTTAGAAACCTACCTCGTTACAAAAAGgcagaatttttgaagagcTCACCCGgtcaattgaaagatttgatctCCACTTATGGTACTGTGAGTGAggataatgatgaagaaggtgatggCTGGCATGAAGTTAGCGGTTCTAGTAAGAAGGgaaaaaagacaaagacTGCCGCTAAGAGAACTGTAGAAATGGAACCTTCGCCCATGTCCTGCCTATTTGGTGGTCAATTCCGTTCCGTCCTGGATATTCCTAACAACAAGGAATCACAATCGATCACTTTGGATCCATTCCAAACAATTCAACTCGATATTTCTGATAAATCTGTTAACGATTTGGAGACTGCatttaaaaaatttagTGAATATGAACTACTGCcattcaaatcttcatctggtTATGATGTAGAGGCAAAGAAACAAACTTTTATCGACAGATTACCTCAGGTGTTGTTGATTcagttgaaaagattccagTTTATTAACAATACGGATAAGGATAACAGTATGGTTAATTATAACGCCTACAATGGCcgcattgaaaaaattcgtAAGAAGATTAACTATGAACATGAACTAATAATACCCATAGAATCCATTTCTTCCGCTAATGCatataaagatgaaaatagaCGTTACCATTTAACCGGTGTGATATACCATCATGGTGTTAGTTCAGACGGTGGGCATTATACTGCTGATGTTTACCATAGGGAATCTGATAAATGGTATAGAATCGATGACGTAAGCATCATAGAATTGGAGAAGGAAGATGTTTTGAAAGGTGGTGAAGAGAGTGGTGACTCGAGAACAGCATATATTTTGATGTatcaaaagatttga
- the SHU2 gene encoding Shu2p (similar to uniprot|P38957 Saccharomyces cerevisiae YDR078C SHU2 Suppressor of hydroxy-urea sensitivity) has product METSGEDGSAINHSELFSQLVNKDGQMNDTVASFLYYMFPRELFIRALSLIESCNMFIYVLVPSGVNDKNNQPLKFLEVSDLVNSIYDDSELHRLIVKPSDEDVPTYVDLNNWMCSCQEYTDLMLERLNQMEAGSLASSLLKDIDDSQRFQEDRFAQLDAHSLSMQRYVHCEKLNCPHLLAYSILLRSSTRTLQHFLEKGQILLIQINNMDEWLKLHINVVE; this is encoded by the coding sequence ATGGAAACCAGTGGTGAGGATGGCAGCGCCATCAACCATTCTGAGTTGTTCAGTCAATTGGTTAACAAAGATGGACAGATGAATGATACTGTTGCATCCTTCCTTTACTACATGTTCCCCAGAGAGCTGTTTATAAGAGCGTTATCGCTAATAGAGTCATGTAACATGTTCATTTACGTGCTCGTGCCATCAGGAgttaatgataaaaataatCAGCCGTTGAAATTTCTGGAGGTCTCTGATCTGGTAAACTCCATCTATGACGATTCTGAACTACATAGGCTCATAGTGAAACCTAGTGACGAGGATGTACCGACATATGTGGATCTAAATAACTGGATGTGCTCATGTCAAGAGTACACAGATCTCATGCTTGAGCGATTAAACCAGATGGAAGCCGGGAGCTTAGCATCCAGCTTGTTGAAAGACATTGACGACTCTCAAAGGTTTCAAGAGGACAGATTCGCCCAATTGGACGCACATAGCTTATCGATGCAGCGATACGTGCATTGTGAAAAGCTCAATTGTCCGCACCTACTGGCATACTCTATTCTATTAAGATCCTCAACAAGGACTCTACAACATTTCTTAGAAAAGGGACAAATTCTACTCATACAGATCAATAATATGGATGAATGGCTGAAACTACACATAAACGTGGTCGAATAA
- a CDS encoding 2-aminoadipate transaminase (similar to uniprot|P10356 Saccharomyces cerevisiae YER152C Hypothetical ORF), with the protein MSTQDQPADINFFKGHPSFRLLPGKQIAEAAKELLTPDIRDFDDDTRNRHPLTYGSDEGALWVRETICHFNNDEAFRLSPGDRARSKPEHLNLNSGASYGVLSILLETTLAHTGYTRQAFVITPTYFLINDCFIDAGFANKTTAIDELGDGKVDLDSLEKKLEELEKQHEGQDDSKDLELINNPWKSTHKKVYRYVLYCIPTFANPSGQTYTLETRRRLIEIARKYDMLILADDVYDMLDYEQNVDKSPQPIKRFVHLDRETNEDPNSFGNTISNATFSKLIAPGLRFGYHESITQKLVFQLSQGGANTSGGTPSQLNSMIVGTMLKNGSAYNVLATLRAAYKQRAIALRQAVITYLPKGTQMEPVKGGYFGWVTLPLGYDAKEIGQRLKSKYGVVLADGSNFEVVGDTRNWGQRSVRISISFLETQDIEKGIELWGQVCKEFAAEKSLY; encoded by the coding sequence ATGAGTACTCAAGATCAACCTGCTGatatcaatttctttaaaggCCATCCTTCGTTTAGGTTGCTCCCAGGTAAACAGATTGCAGAGGCTGCCAAGGAGCTTTTAACGCCAGACATTAGAGACTTCGATGATGATACAAGAAACAGACATCCGTTGACCTATGGAAGTGATGAAGGTGCTTTATGGGTTAGAGAGACCATTTGTCATTTTAACAACGATGAAGCCTTTAGATTAAGCCCTGGTGACAGAGCCAGATCCAAACCTGAACATTTAAATTTGAACTCTGGTGCATCATATGGTGTTTTAAGTATTTTACTCGAGACCACACTAGCTCATACTGGTTATACAAGACAGGCGTTTGTGATTACGCCAACGTATTTCCTAATCAACGACTGTTTTATAGATGCAGGATTTGCCAACAAGACAACagcaattgatgaattgggTGATGGTAAAGTCGATTTAGATTCAttggagaaaaaattagaagagTTGGAAAAGCAACATGAAGGTCAAGATGATTCTAAGGATTTagaattgatcaataaCCCGTGGAAATCTACTCATAAAAAGGTTTATCGCTATGTGTTATATTGCATTCCAACGTTTGCAAATCCTAGTGGACAGACCTATACCCTTGAAACTAGGCGTAGATTAATTGAAATTGCACGTAAGTATGATATGCTCATTTTGGCGGATGATGTTTATGATATGCTGGATTATGAACAAAATGTGGATAAGTCGCCCCAACCGATTAAAAGGTTTGTGCATTTAGATAGAGAAACCAACGAagatccaaattcttttggGAATACTATTTCTAATGCCACTTTCTCTAAATTGATTGCCCCTGGTCTCAGATTTGGGTACCATGAGAGCATAACTCAAAAACTGGTATTCCAACTCTCACAAGGTGGTGCAAACACGTCTGGAGGCACACCATCCCAGTTGAACTCCATGATTGTGGGAACTATGCTGAAGAATGGATCGGCCTATAACGTTTTAGCAACTCTGAGAGCAGCTTACAAGCAGAGGGCCATAGCATTAAGACAGGCGGTTATTACATATTTACCCAAGGGTACTCAAATGGAACCGGTAAAAGGTGGATATTTCGGTTGGGTGACACTTCCACTCGGTTACGACGCTAAGGAAATCGGTCAAAGGCTAAAGTCCAAATATGGGGTTGTTTTAGCCGACGGGTCCAATTTCGAAGTCGTTGGTGATACAAGGAACTGGGGACAACGTAGCGTGAGAATCTCCATAAGTTTCCTAGAGACCCAGGATATTGAGAAAGGAATAGAACTCTGGGGCCAAGTTTGTAAAGAGTTCGCCGCTGAGAAAAGTCTGTATTAA